One segment of Limibacillus sp. DNA contains the following:
- a CDS encoding molybdopterin-dependent oxidoreductase, giving the protein DFARVLTRALEKADVEGLAARKEEAKARGNFRGLGMGCYIEACGGVGQEEAKVRLDQDGGMTIYVGTQSNGQGHATAYAQILSERFGVDLANVRVRQGNSEELTSGGGTGGSRSLLMGRYAIEGASDKVEERLKKIAGHLLEASPQDIEFTEGALAVVGTDKQVSFTAVADAAYGGSLPDELMESDELAETYNFKDPTLTYPNGCHVVELEIDGETGTLAIERYTVVDDFGTLVNPLMAAGQVHGGIAQGLGQALLEMTAYEEESGQLLTGSFMDYGMPRADNLPEIDLEFVQDIPCATNPFGIKGAGEAGAIGAPPALIGAVIDALSPLGVTAIDMPATPSKIWALLNQAKAAAQ; this is encoded by the coding sequence GATTTCGCGCGGGTTCTGACCCGGGCCCTGGAGAAGGCGGACGTCGAGGGGCTGGCGGCGCGCAAGGAGGAAGCGAAGGCCCGCGGCAACTTCCGGGGTCTCGGCATGGGTTGCTATATCGAGGCCTGCGGCGGCGTGGGGCAGGAGGAGGCCAAGGTTCGCCTCGACCAGGACGGCGGCATGACCATCTATGTCGGCACCCAGTCCAACGGCCAGGGCCACGCCACCGCCTACGCCCAGATCCTGAGCGAGCGCTTCGGCGTCGACCTTGCCAACGTGCGGGTGCGCCAGGGCAACTCCGAGGAGCTGACCTCGGGCGGCGGCACCGGCGGTTCGCGCTCTCTCCTCATGGGCCGCTACGCGATCGAGGGCGCGAGCGACAAGGTTGAGGAGCGCCTGAAGAAGATCGCCGGGCACCTGCTGGAAGCCTCGCCGCAGGACATCGAGTTCACCGAGGGCGCGCTGGCCGTGGTGGGCACCGACAAGCAGGTGAGCTTCACCGCCGTCGCGGACGCCGCCTATGGCGGCAGCCTGCCCGACGAGCTGATGGAGAGCGACGAGCTGGCCGAGACCTATAACTTCAAGGACCCGACGCTGACCTATCCCAACGGCTGCCACGTGGTGGAGCTGGAGATCGACGGCGAGACCGGCACCCTTGCCATCGAGCGCTACACGGTGGTCGATGACTTCGGCACGCTGGTGAACCCGCTGATGGCCGCCGGGCAGGTCCATGGCGGCATCGCCCAGGGCCTGGGGCAGGCGCTTTTGGAGATGACCGCCTACGAGGAGGAGAGCGGGCAGCTGCTGACCGGCTCCTTCATGGACTACGGCATGCCGCGCGCCGACAACCTGCCGGAGATCGACCTGGAGTTCGTGCAGGACATCCCTTGCGCCACCAACCCCTTCGGCATCAAGGGTGCGGGCGAGGCGGGGGCCATCGGCGCGCCGCCCGCGCTGATCGGCGCGGTCATCGACGCGCTCTCGCCGCTGGGCGTCACGGCCATCGACATGCCCGCGACCCCCTCGAAGATCTGGGCGCTGCTCAATCAGGCCAAGGCCGCCGCGCAATGA